From one Peredibacter starrii genomic stretch:
- a CDS encoding L-dopachrome tautomerase-related protein gives MIKVASLLLTGFVMVGCASKKELKDFTSKDKDQLVLDKKVEGTLPTEVQPELLEIAQFRGVQVTGIAIAKDGRMFASFPRWRSDVPFSVVEIMPDGTHRPYPNESWNTWNGKPEKNHFTCVQSVQVHGNSLYVLDPSSPEMKEVIGKAKLYEFDLATNKLKRTYEFDETVAPKTSYLNDLRVDDETKKIFITDSGIGGIVVLDMKTGEARRFLDKHPSTKSENVTLTVEKKEFLKADGAKPQIHSDGIALSPVDNKLYYHALTGYTLYRVPVDALATSAKDETQVIKKVEKLGVTPAPDGMIFDKNGNLYMADLERNAVAYRTPSGEMKILIQDERIKWPDTFTIDAHNNLIFTDSLLQDAPAGKPVDEMTFRIYKVALPKSTN, from the coding sequence ATGATAAAGGTCGCTTCTTTATTGCTTACTGGTTTTGTGATGGTTGGTTGCGCTTCAAAAAAAGAGCTGAAGGATTTTACCAGTAAGGACAAAGACCAATTGGTGCTTGATAAAAAAGTCGAAGGAACTCTTCCCACTGAAGTTCAACCTGAACTTCTTGAGATCGCTCAGTTCAGAGGAGTACAAGTCACAGGCATTGCCATCGCAAAAGACGGACGAATGTTTGCGAGTTTTCCTCGTTGGCGCTCGGACGTTCCTTTCTCTGTGGTAGAAATCATGCCGGATGGAACTCACAGACCATATCCTAATGAATCCTGGAACACGTGGAATGGGAAACCGGAAAAAAATCACTTTACTTGTGTTCAGTCTGTTCAGGTTCATGGGAACTCCCTCTACGTTTTAGATCCAAGTAGCCCGGAAATGAAGGAAGTTATAGGGAAGGCCAAGCTTTATGAATTTGATCTTGCGACCAATAAATTAAAGCGCACCTATGAATTTGATGAGACGGTGGCACCTAAGACCTCATATCTGAATGACCTACGAGTGGATGATGAGACCAAGAAAATTTTCATCACTGATTCCGGGATCGGCGGCATTGTTGTTCTGGATATGAAAACCGGTGAAGCGCGCCGCTTTCTGGATAAGCATCCTTCAACTAAATCTGAAAACGTGACTTTAACGGTGGAGAAGAAAGAATTTCTAAAAGCAGATGGTGCCAAACCTCAGATCCATTCAGATGGAATCGCCTTATCTCCCGTTGATAATAAACTCTACTACCATGCTCTAACTGGTTATACGCTTTACCGCGTACCGGTCGATGCTCTCGCTACATCAGCAAAAGATGAGACTCAGGTGATTAAGAAAGTAGAGAAGTTAGGAGTAACACCCGCTCCGGATGGAATGATTTTTGATAAGAATGGAAATCTCTATATGGCCGATCTCGAGCGAAATGCCGTGGCCTATCGAACACCAAGTGGTGAGATGAAAATTCTGATTCAGGATGAAAGAATTAAATGGCCCGATACTTTTACCATTGATGCCCATAATAATCTCATCTTCACTGACTCTTTACTTCAGGACGCTCCTGCCGGGAAGCCAGTGGATGAGATGACTTTCAGAATTTATAAGGTGGCACTTCCGAAGTCCACTAATTAG